The Plasmodium gaboni strain SY75 chromosome Unknown, whole genome shotgun sequence region AAATGAAAGTAATAGTAATAACACTATGgaaaaaaatgagaaaaaagaaaaataattttaaacttcagtaataaaaaaatatattttattttatatataaataaatatattatttatgaatattaatattttaataaaatggttataaaattaattaaatctattattattatattaataaattatatttatataaggaatataaatatatatatattaataaaaaataaaatttattatatatatatatatataatatatattatattaataaccatagaataatttattatgtgcatgttctttttttttttttttttttttttaaggttaatatgtattaatagATTCAATctaaataaataaaacaaaatagaattttttatattaagttataatatattttttataaaaaaaatagaaaaaaaacattttttttttagtaagtaaatatagataatatataataaatatattaatttttttaattaaagaatttaattttaatttttataaatactatattataaatatagtgttatatataaaaatattatgtgaatgtttaatatatttttttttttttgttatccttttttagtatatatttcttatgGTAAATCCATATTACCGTaaaattgtttttatagtcatattatatatatttataataataataattacattgctcatatagaaataattccttttatgatatatatatatatatatttttttatctcattaatattagcctaattattatttttaaatgggtataatttttaatatttattttttttttatttacttAATTTATGTAAGAGCATATTTTTGTCAAAATACTAGTGAATATAATGGATACTCTGAAATATGTGAAAAAGCAGCAAATGGGAATGAATCTAGCGTATATTGTATGAAAAATCATAGGATAGAAAGTTcaaaatatgtttataaaCATATGATGAGGATGATTTTTGAAAAACATACcttaaataataataaagtaGCATTTATAGAACATGAATGCGGTGAACCTCAAAATTATCTGACATATGGTGAATTTTTAAGAAAGGTATCATCCTTTAGtaattctttaaataaatgtgaaataattaatattccagaaaaaatatataacgAAGAAATGAATAGTGGTAAATTTAAGCTATTAGGTTTATATGGTAGTAATTCTATAAATTGGCTTGTTACTGATTTTGGTGCTATGCTTAGTGGTGTTACTACCTTAGTGATGCATTCAAAATTTAGTATAGATGTAATTgtagatatattaaatgaaacAAAATTAGAATGGTTATGTTTAGATTTAGAATTGGTTGAAGGTTTATTAACACGTATCAATGAATTGCCACActtgaaaaatattataattttagATAGTGTAGCTAAGCATAGTATAATAAATTCAATTAATGAAAATggggaaaaaaaatgtaatttaaaaaataatggacattcaaataatataaataataatgaaagAAGTGAATTATCGAAAAGGGTGGGAGATGTAAATTTAAGTCCTATACAATATGATAAAGAGAAATTAGAAAAGTTTAAAGctttaaaagaaaaatttcATCATTGTgtagaaaaaatattactacttgatgatataataaatagtgaaaatacaaattttaaaattaaaaatgaagatcCTAATTTTGTTACTTCCATTGTGTATACATCTGGATCGTCTGGAAAGCCAAAGGGTGCTATGTTGAGcaataaaaatttatataatcaaatatattctttatgTAATCATAGTGTAagaaaaacatataatCTTCAATATCATTTATCTTATTTACCAATATCACATGTATTTGAAAGAACAATTGCGTATAGTATCATATTACTTGGTGGAACAGTACATATATGGAGTAAAAATCTGAATTATTTTTCcaaagatatatataattcaaaGAGTTCTATAATGACAGGAGTACCTAAAGTTTTTAGTAGAATATATACGAATATTATAAGtgaaattaataatttatctcctattaaaagaagaattataaaaaag contains the following coding sequences:
- a CDS encoding acyl-CoA synthetase — translated: MGIIFNIYFFFIYLIYVRAYFCQNTSEYNGYSEICEKAANGNESSVYCMKNHRIESSKYVYKHMMRMIFEKHTLNNNKVAFIEHECGEPQNYLTYGEFLRKVSSFSNSLNKCEIINIPEKIYNEEMNSGKFKLLGLYGSNSINWLVTDFGAMLSGVTTLVMHSKFSIDVIVDILNETKLEWLCLDLELVEGLLTRINELPHLKNIIILDSVAKHSIINSINENGEKKCNLKNNGHSNNINNNERSELSKRVGDVNLSPIQYDKEKLEKFKALKEKFHHCVEKILLLDDIINSENTNFKIKNEDPNFVTSIVYTSGSSGKPKGAMLSNKNLYNQIYSLCNHSVRKTYNLQYHLSYLPISHVFERTIAYSIILLGGTVHIWSKNLNYFSKDIYNSKSSIMTGVPKVFSRIYTNIISEINNLSPIKRRIIKKIISLRKCNKNVCLGNFLDNVFNVSRKIKEKVNPNLQIILNGGGKLSPDVANELCTLLNIKYCQGYGLTETCGAIFGKHVEDSNFECIGGPTSPNTKYKVRSWETYKATDTLPKGELLVKSDSIFKGYFLEKEDTKKAFTKDGYFITGDVVQINKNGSLLFLDRSKGLVKLSQGEYIETDLLNNLYSQICFINNCVVYADDSMDGPLAIISIDKCLFFKSLKD